The genomic DNA CGTCCGACCTGGGCGGCACCATGCGCAAGGGCGCGCAACGCGTGCCGATCAAGCCGGGCACCCGCGCCCAGTCGATCTACGGCGACGAAGTCAACGAACGCCATCGCCACCGCTACGAAGTCAACAACGTCTACGTGCCGCGCCTGGAAGAGGCCGGCATGGTGATCAGCGCGCGCACCCCGACCGAGAACCTGCCGGAAATCATGGAACTGCCCGACCATCCCTGGTTCGTCGGCGTCCAGTTCCACCCGGAGTTCACGTCGACCCCGCGCGACGGCCACCCGCTGTTCTCCAGCTACATCCGCGCCGCCATCGAGCAGAAGGCTCGCCGCGGCCAGGGGGCGTAATGCAGGCCGGCGGCACCGAGCCGCGCATCTGCGCCGCCCGGGCCGCCGGCCTTGTTCCCGCCGTCGCTCCTGGCGGACAATGCGCCGCGGCCCCGCGCCGCTGCGCTGCTTTCGGATACAACCACTTAGCATCGGACAGGCACGGCGCGACCGTGTTGCGCGACACTGCCTGTGTCATGCGGTCCCGCGCCGCGACCCCATCAACGCAACTGCCCTGAAGGAACCCCATGAGTGCCTATCTCATCGCCGACGTCACAGTGACCAAGCCCGCGCAGTACGAGGATTACAAGCGTCTGTCCACGCTCGCCATGCGCGCGTACGATGCCAAGATCCTGGTGCGCGGCGGCGAATCCCGGCACCTCGAGGGGCGTGAGCCCGGCCGCACCGTCGTCATGGAGTTTCCGTCCATGGCCGCGGCCCAGGCCTTCTACGACTCCTGGCAGTACCGACGCGCCCGCAATG from Achromobacter xylosoxidans includes the following:
- a CDS encoding DUF1330 domain-containing protein codes for the protein MSAYLIADVTVTKPAQYEDYKRLSTLAMRAYDAKILVRGGESRHLEGREPGRTVVMEFPSMAAAQAFYDSWQYRRARNAREGAAVMNMFIVQGM